In Candidatus Saccharibacteria bacterium oral taxon 488, one DNA window encodes the following:
- a CDS encoding family 16 glycosylhydrolase, producing MRQNQAQTTNQQPERRDPHGSTEQTNQLPHNNSSNNNSSNKRHKRSVPSQPQPSKPSGPANHDRNQAAIDGWQIDYFEGFDSSIKQTKWVQYGWGDPAVGHGCMGVMSQRNSFTRDGKLVIRTQYENGQWSTGGAGSGDVFTASRGRWEVRAKFPKAKGVGYAFLLWPKDEGWPPEIDFAEGRVNGPRVEATYHWDPDNKQKQASLDNHDMHGWHTYGVIVEKDHIIFTLDGKEWGRIKHPNVTDKQMFLGVQAGAMNPNGINKHTETVDGGVPNPLTPAVSDIEIDYVAHYVRK from the coding sequence ATGCGCCAGAATCAAGCCCAGACCACAAATCAACAGCCCGAACGTCGCGACCCTCATGGCTCAACTGAGCAGACTAATCAACTGCCGCACAACAACTCATCAAACAATAACTCTAGCAATAAGAGGCACAAGCGTAGCGTTCCAAGCCAGCCTCAGCCATCAAAGCCCAGCGGTCCGGCGAACCACGACCGGAACCAGGCGGCAATTGATGGCTGGCAGATTGATTATTTTGAAGGCTTTGACTCATCGATCAAGCAAACTAAATGGGTGCAGTACGGCTGGGGCGATCCAGCGGTTGGCCACGGCTGTATGGGCGTGATGTCACAACGCAATTCGTTCACTCGAGACGGCAAACTGGTAATTCGTACTCAGTACGAGAACGGCCAGTGGAGTACTGGTGGCGCCGGCTCAGGTGATGTATTCACCGCCTCACGCGGTCGCTGGGAAGTTCGCGCCAAGTTCCCGAAAGCCAAAGGTGTTGGCTACGCATTCCTTCTCTGGCCAAAGGACGAAGGCTGGCCGCCAGAGATTGATTTCGCTGAGGGGCGCGTCAATGGTCCTCGTGTTGAGGCAACGTACCACTGGGATCCGGACAACAAGCAAAAGCAAGCATCCCTTGATAATCACGACATGCACGGCTGGCACACATACGGCGTTATCGTCGAGAAAGATCATATAATCTTTACGCTGGATGGTAAAGAATGGGGTCGTATCAAGCATCCGAACGTGACTGACAAGCAGATGTTCCTCGGCGTGCAGGCTGGAGCGATGAACCCGAACGGCATTAATAAGCATACCGAGACCGTTGACGGCGGCGTACCTAATCCACTCACGCCAGCCGTATCCGATATCGAAATTGACTATGTAGCGCATTACGTGCGGAAATAG
- a CDS encoding DUF4238 domain-containing protein has protein sequence MSNQQIKKQPTKRQHWLPRSSYLQNFTVDGKVKTYWLGNNGRAKFIQTAEQKDIAPINVAVKNNLYETPLLPTNAVENVLAQIEGDYGKILDNKIKKSKRLSREDHEKVALYISTLESRTIKQQNHLNNFLNQLNEMGRAISLGHNAPDAADRWSKKIEMMEEIFFLESILVSLDVNKWGPLDFCFLRPSDTVDIEFITSDHPVTVTDFTKDNSPFGLNHWHKTAECIVPLTPKIALFGNRCGITGYKEIDYNFVREINNRTLRRADKIIISASPIPEYEEKAIVERAPQSLLLNFLKLPDGQIDKIIKKQNKQEQNK, from the coding sequence ATGAGCAACCAACAGATAAAAAAGCAACCAACAAAACGACAGCATTGGCTACCTCGTAGTTCTTATTTGCAAAACTTCACCGTTGACGGCAAGGTCAAGACTTATTGGCTTGGAAATAATGGCCGTGCTAAGTTTATACAAACTGCTGAACAAAAAGACATAGCACCTATCAATGTTGCTGTAAAAAATAATCTATATGAAACGCCACTTCTGCCGACCAATGCCGTTGAGAATGTTTTAGCTCAAATAGAAGGAGACTATGGAAAGATACTAGATAATAAAATCAAAAAGAGTAAGCGACTTAGCAGAGAAGATCATGAAAAAGTAGCTTTATATATAAGCACACTAGAAAGCCGCACAATTAAACAGCAGAACCATCTAAATAATTTCCTGAATCAACTTAATGAAATGGGTCGTGCAATATCATTAGGACATAACGCACCAGATGCAGCTGATAGGTGGAGTAAAAAGATAGAAATGATGGAGGAAATATTTTTTCTCGAATCAATACTCGTATCTTTAGACGTAAATAAATGGGGACCATTGGATTTTTGTTTTCTAAGACCATCAGATACTGTTGACATTGAATTTATAACATCAGATCACCCCGTAACAGTTACTGATTTTACTAAAGACAACTCTCCGTTCGGACTTAATCATTGGCATAAAACAGCCGAATGTATAGTTCCACTCACTCCAAAAATAGCACTGTTCGGTAATAGGTGCGGCATCACTGGATACAAAGAAATAGATTATAACTTTGTTCGTGAAATAAACAACCGTACACTACGGCGAGCAGATAAGATAATTATCTCTGCAAGTCCAATCCCAGAGTACGAAGAAAAGGCCATAGTCGAGCGTGCACCGCAGAGCTTACTGCTTAATTTTCTGAAACTGCCGGACGGTCAAATTGACAAGATTATTAAGAAGCAAAATAAACAAGAACAGAACAAATAA
- a CDS encoding TrpR YerC/YecD — protein MNGKNDIWKDEQSRQLADVLASISDPNEMRAFLRDVMTQKEIIEVGARLQAAKMLSKGEKYADVIAATKLSSRTVARISDWMQNGTGGYKNVFKHHSHVWPARAE, from the coding sequence ATGAATGGCAAGAACGATATTTGGAAAGATGAACAGTCGCGTCAGCTGGCGGATGTTCTTGCTAGTATAAGTGACCCTAATGAAATGCGGGCGTTTCTTCGCGATGTCATGACTCAGAAGGAGATTATTGAAGTTGGCGCGCGCCTACAAGCTGCCAAAATGTTATCAAAAGGCGAAAAATACGCTGACGTCATTGCAGCGACGAAGCTCAGTAGCCGTACGGTTGCTCGGATTAGCGACTGGATGCAAAACGGTACTGGCGGCTATAAAAACGTCTTTAAGCATCATTCGCACGTTTGGCCAGCTCGCGCTGAGTAG
- a CDS encoding alpha-amylase gives MKTWQDVASLYQIYPRSFRDTNGDGIGDLNGITEKLDYLAWLGVDGIWISPFFTSPLTDFGYDIADYRAIDPTFGGLDDFRALLEKAHILDIKVMIDLVPCHTSDQHSWFQEARSSRDNPKRDYYVWRNGRDGNEPNNWRSLSGGSSWEFDEQTGQFYLHSFLKTQPDLNWDNPAVRDEIKNVVRFWFDMGVDGMRVDAIWGISKDPEFGNDSPNPDFSGDPKAYGAFIHDHCKMGPHFQEYLRELAAVCDEYDDKQMVFEFYPDEKLGDIYQQYRQVLTAHPKASAFFMEYRQDEWHAEHTGQKIENYLRAAGSAKPFFCVGNHDQPRIASRLGAERARALHFLNLLTPGISVMYYGDEIGMTNGELTADDIQDNFSPTNSAIDSRDLERTPMQWDDTQFAGFSSVQPWLPVHANATKTNVLTQAMHPDSLLHLHRRLLHLRRSMPVLQRGMLEVINTGNGFVLGIKRELGSERACIYINFADQDQTIHPLEPVTIQAATSSQPVAHNTDSQTIVIARYGGLLMKPALH, from the coding sequence ATGAAAACTTGGCAAGATGTTGCTTCTTTGTATCAGATTTATCCGCGTAGTTTTCGGGATACCAATGGCGATGGGATTGGCGATTTGAATGGCATTACCGAGAAGCTGGATTATTTGGCGTGGCTGGGCGTTGACGGGATTTGGATTTCACCGTTTTTTACCTCGCCGCTGACTGATTTTGGCTATGATATCGCTGACTACCGAGCGATTGATCCGACATTTGGCGGGCTGGATGATTTTCGGGCGCTATTAGAAAAAGCTCATATCCTCGATATCAAAGTCATGATCGATCTCGTTCCCTGCCACACGTCTGATCAACATTCGTGGTTTCAGGAAGCGCGGTCATCGCGCGACAATCCCAAGCGTGATTATTATGTCTGGCGTAACGGGCGAGACGGCAATGAGCCAAATAATTGGCGAAGTTTATCTGGCGGCAGTTCATGGGAGTTTGATGAGCAAACCGGTCAATTTTATCTCCACTCATTCCTGAAGACACAGCCGGATTTGAATTGGGATAATCCTGCGGTTCGCGATGAGATAAAAAACGTGGTGCGATTTTGGTTTGATATGGGCGTGGACGGCATGCGGGTTGACGCGATTTGGGGCATTTCTAAAGATCCGGAATTTGGCAATGATTCGCCAAATCCTGATTTTTCTGGCGACCCAAAAGCTTACGGTGCGTTCATCCACGACCACTGTAAAATGGGGCCGCATTTTCAAGAATACCTGCGTGAGCTGGCGGCGGTTTGTGATGAATATGACGATAAGCAGATGGTGTTTGAATTTTATCCGGACGAGAAGTTGGGCGATATTTACCAGCAGTACCGCCAAGTGCTGACCGCCCATCCAAAGGCGTCGGCATTTTTCATGGAGTATCGCCAGGACGAGTGGCATGCGGAGCATACCGGGCAGAAGATTGAGAATTATCTGCGAGCGGCAGGTTCGGCCAAACCGTTTTTCTGCGTTGGCAATCACGATCAGCCGCGCATTGCCTCGCGGCTCGGGGCGGAACGAGCGCGGGCTTTGCACTTTCTCAATCTGCTCACACCGGGTATTAGCGTAATGTACTATGGTGATGAGATTGGCATGACCAATGGCGAGCTGACCGCTGATGACATTCAGGATAATTTCAGTCCCACCAATTCCGCCATCGACAGCCGCGACCTGGAGCGCACGCCGATGCAATGGGACGATACGCAGTTCGCTGGATTCTCAAGCGTACAACCGTGGCTGCCCGTTCACGCCAACGCCACCAAAACCAATGTCCTAACGCAGGCCATGCACCCTGACTCACTTCTGCATCTACACCGACGACTGCTTCACCTGCGGCGGAGTATGCCAGTGTTGCAGCGCGGCATGCTCGAAGTGATTAACACCGGTAATGGATTTGTCCTCGGTATCAAACGAGAGCTGGGCAGCGAGCGGGCTTGTATTTATATTAATTTCGCTGACCAAGACCAAACGATTCACCCACTCGAGCCAGTGACAATACAAGCCGCTACGTCAAGTCAACCTGTCGCACACAACACTGACAGCCAAACCATCGTCATCGCGCGCTATGGCGGACTGCTCATGAAGCCAGCACTACACTAA
- a CDS encoding tyrosine-type recombinase/integrase: MNTIMATEKAALFFTDVVRSCEEDQTATISKLAERYIYHCKYVENMSENTLPTKQTHLKQFVEFCRSNGKQYAEDLTLHWIDFYFYEFAKTHAASTTNSAKRILKSFFRYITDRVGVKSVNPDSIKSRKNTKPRPRYIEHEVILHVIKSTEDPHAKMLIDLMYETGLRIAEACRLTYHDIDDLRVYVLGKGGKERTVYLTPEARSRLDTYIEEWGRHTGTLFRTNPKTARVWLQRAFKRYAGKHITPHQLRHSYATRLLLNGCDISSIQKLLGHADVSTTMVYLQLKDDAVERQYYRARKNAHAIDI; encoded by the coding sequence ATGAACACAATAATGGCTACCGAAAAGGCAGCTTTATTTTTTACTGATGTCGTAAGATCTTGCGAGGAAGACCAGACGGCTACAATATCAAAACTAGCAGAGCGCTATATCTATCACTGTAAGTATGTTGAAAATATGTCAGAAAATACACTACCGACTAAACAAACACACTTAAAGCAGTTTGTAGAGTTTTGTCGGAGTAACGGTAAACAGTATGCTGAGGATCTCACTCTACATTGGATCGATTTCTATTTTTATGAATTTGCAAAGACCCATGCTGCATCAACTACTAATTCTGCTAAACGGATATTGAAATCATTTTTTCGCTATATTACCGATAGAGTAGGAGTAAAAAGTGTTAACCCAGACAGTATTAAATCGCGCAAAAATACTAAACCCCGCCCTCGATATATCGAGCATGAAGTCATTCTCCACGTTATCAAAAGCACAGAGGATCCTCACGCGAAGATGCTGATTGACCTTATGTACGAAACAGGACTTCGCATAGCAGAGGCTTGCCGGCTAACTTATCATGATATTGATGATCTAAGGGTGTATGTGCTTGGCAAAGGTGGCAAGGAGCGCACTGTCTATCTAACGCCAGAAGCCCGATCCCGTCTTGATACCTATATCGAGGAGTGGGGGCGTCATACAGGCACATTATTTCGCACTAACCCAAAGACTGCTCGTGTATGGCTGCAGCGTGCATTTAAGCGCTACGCTGGTAAGCACATAACGCCGCACCAGTTGCGCCACAGCTATGCTACGCGCCTACTACTCAATGGCTGCGACATCTCCTCGATTCAAAAGTTGCTAGGTCATGCAGACGTATCTACCACTATGGTTTATCTGCAGTTAAAAGACGATGCTGTCGAACGGCAGTACTATCGGGCCAGAAAAAACGCTCATGCTATTGACATATGA